The following coding sequences lie in one Lolium perenne isolate Kyuss_39 chromosome 2, Kyuss_2.0, whole genome shotgun sequence genomic window:
- the LOC127333143 gene encoding histone deacetylase HDT2, translated as MEFWGIEVKPGQSVKVSPEDDHFLHISQGAFGEVKKDDKATIFVKVDDQKLSIGTLSTDKFPQVPFDLVFEKEFELSHTSKSSSVFFSGYMVFQPAEGDEMDFDSEEESEDEQVEEKIVPATKENAKAEAKDKKPKQVKIEPAKPIFGNSKKDEDSDDDESDDDQDMKPIYR; from the exons ATGGAGTTCTGGG GCATCGAGGTTAAGCCTGGACAGTCGGTCAAGGTCTCACCTGAAGATGACCACTTCCTGCACATCTCTCAG GGTGCCTTTGGTGAGGTCAAGAAAGACGACAAGGCGACCATTTTCGTGAAGGTGGACGACCAGAAGCTTTCCATCGGGACCCTGTCTACTGACAAGTTCCCCCAGGTCCCGTTCGACCTGGTCTTCGAGAAGGAGTTTGAGCTCTCGCACACCTCCAAGTCCTCCAGTGTCTTCTTCTCTGGGTACATGGTTTTCCAGCCGGCCGAAGGAGACGAGATGGATTTTGACTCTGAAGAAGAATCTGAAG ATGAACAGGTGGAGGAGAAAATTGTTCCAGCCACCAAGGAAAATG CCAAAGCTGAAGCAAAGGACAAGAAGCCAAAACAAGTCAAGATTGAGCCTGCGAAACCAATCTTTGGAAATAGTAAGAAGGATGAAGACAGTGatgatgatgagagtgatgatgaccaAGACATGAAACCTATTTATAGATAA